One stretch of Plodia interpunctella isolate USDA-ARS_2022_Savannah chromosome 10, ilPloInte3.2, whole genome shotgun sequence DNA includes these proteins:
- the LOC128673249 gene encoding nascent polypeptide-associated complex subunit alpha, muscle-specific form-like gives MVLAHSPPRKAANTRPPDRNRRNLTRISETPTDIITQQSPPPLPTTTSRAGHSRSHSPRSPPPRGRAPVRSPPQRLQRIMQSPSPSTSHGAPTSPSPLRTPPPQLPRPRSSFSPPATPSRGYMSPPSTPASRRGSMSRVGEDIPASWESLSLQSDITPALVYSPSSTLTPAPANLPPSAATPALTHPQPTQSKVVTQPLSVAIAAATVAPQATPAPTFPTALQATLSFISDSAKEIIAKISEGKSVTSGNKKRIKELAQSIMGAVEGSRNETPPELPKPVSDAVLHAIRETIRDELKGHAPTHVPTPYPAPLPTSTPPAPQSRSFATVAATSPPKRPSPMPRTQPAIIIKAKEAGDKQPDVYSEWRKNITFRNTTFAPSKVRTLRNNTVKVNFDNAAQRDETLARVNEVPGIVAEKSKLRKPLIILKGVSKETNKDELLEIVASQNQVAAGDLRLCFLLKNRSENLYNAVLEVAPAIRRAFVEEGRVNVEHQRVHVADFSRFVQCRKCLQFGHTGNKCSADFYPCGHCGSATHHITTCPYRTDATKMTCYNCKKANSTNTKHSALDAKSCPKILNALKSLNDTTDYGY, from the coding sequence ATGGTCTTAGCCCACTCACCTCCGCGTAAGGCGGCCAATACTCGCCCCCCAGACAGGAACCGTAGGAACCTCACCCGCATCTCCGAGACTCCTACGGACATTATCACACAACAGAGTCCCCCGCCGCTACCCACCACCACCTCTAGAGCGGGGCACTCACGCTCTCACTCCCCGCGATCACCCCCGCCCAGGGGAAGGGCCCCTGTACGTTCACCTCCCCAGCGACTCCAGCGAATCATGCAGTCACCATCACCGTCCACTTCTCACGGTGCTCCCACCTCCCCGTCGCCCCTGCGGACGCCCCCACCCCAGTTGCCCCGACCGAGATCATCTTTCTCCCCCCCCGCAACCCCTTCTCGGGGATACATGTCGCCACCTAGCACTCCGGCCAGCAGGCGTGGGTCGATGAGCCGTGTGGGGGAGGATATCCCGGCGTCCTGGGAATCACTCTCACTGCAGTCGGATATCACCCCCGCACTCGTTTACTCTCCCTCGTCTACCCTCACCCCCGCGCCGGCGAACTTGCCGCCCTCGGCTGCTACACCGGCGCTGACGCACCCCCAGCCCACCCAAAGCAAAGTTGTGACTCAGCCTCTCTCAGTCGCAATCGCGGCGGCGACGGTCGCCCCGCAAGCGACACCAGCCCCCACCTTCCCCACCGCGCTCCAAGCGACACTCTCCTTTATCTCAGACTCGGCCAAGGAAATCATCGCCAAGATTTCCGAGGGCAAGAGCGTGACCAGCGGTAATAAGAAGCGCATAAAGGAGCTGGCGCAATCTATCATGGGCGCGGTGGAGGGGTCCCGAAATGAGACTCCGCCCGAGCTCCCGAAGCCGGTTTCGGACGCGGTCCTCCATGCCATCCGGGAGACTATTAGGGACGAACTAAAGGGACATGCGCCTACTCATGTTCCCACTCCCTACCCCGCCCCTCTACCTACCTCAACCCCCCCAGCCCCCCAGTCGAGGTCCTTCGCGACGGTAGCTGCCACCTCTCCACCCAAACGTCCTTCGCCAATGCCTCGTACCCAGCCGGCTATAATCATCAAGGCCAAGGAGGCCGGCGACAAACAACCGGATGTCTATAGCGAGTGGCGCAAAAACATCACGTTCAGAAACACCACATTCGCTCCCTCGAAAGTGCGCACCTTGCGCAACAATACGGTGAAGGTCAATTTCGACAACGCCGCGCAGAGGGATGAGACATTGGCGAGGGTCAACGAAGTCCCGGGTATAGTCGCGGAGAAATCCAAACTCAGGAAACCCCTCATCATCCTAAAAGGCGTGAGCAAGGAGACAAACAAGGACGAGCTGTTGGAGATCGTTGCCAGCCAAAATCAAGTGGCTGCCGGCGACCTTCGACTATGTTTCCTTCTTAAAAACCGCAGTGAGAACCTTTATAACGCGGTACTGGAGGTAGCCCCCGCAATTCGACGCGCGTTTGTCGAAGAGGGTCGCGTGAATGTGGAGCATCAGAGGGTGCACGTGGCGGATTTCAGCCGCTTTGTACAATGCCGCAAATGCCTGCAGTTTGGACACACAGGCAACAAATGCTCGGCTGACTTCTACCCGTGCGGCCACTGCGGCTCCGCTACGCACCACATCACTACGTGCCCATACAGAACAGACGCAACTAAGATGACCTGCTACAACTGTAAAAAAGCAAACAGCACCAACACCAAACACTCCGCCCTCGACGCTAAATCTTGCCCCAAAATCCTCAACGCCTTAAAATCCCTCAACGACACAACCGACTATGGTTATTAG
- the LOC128673242 gene encoding TAR DNA-binding protein 43-like, with translation MSIEYVPVSEGEQDEPIELPTEEDGSLLLSTVAAQFAGASGLKYRTGGRLRGVRLVDERLSPPAEGWAVHRFWCAFPRSSPVPSPRPRCSDLIVLGLPWKTAEDSVREYFSTFGELLMVQVKRDAKTGLSKGFGFIKFADYEAQTRALGRRHMIDGRWCDVRIPNGKDGGATAHRKVFVGRCTESLTADDLREYFGAFGQVTDVFVPRPFRAFSFVTFLDAEVAQSLCGQDHIIKGVSVNISTASPKRERGARGSLLGWGLVEGGGRVLWPPADWPPPAQQPPLDTKLYLKYE, from the coding sequence ATGTCTATAGAGTACGTGCCGGTGAGTGAGGGCGAGCAAGATGAGCCCATCGAGCTGCCAACTGAGGAGGATGGCTCGTTGCTGCTTAGCACGGTGGCAGCCCAGTTCGCGGGGGCCAGCGGACTCAAGTACCGTACGGGAGGACGGCTGCGCGGCGTACGACTGGTGGACGAACGTCTGTCTCCGCCGGCCGAGGGCTGGGCAGTACATCGCTTCTGGTGCGCCTTCCCGCGGTCCTCGCCCGTTCCCTCTCCGCGCCCGCGGTGTTCCGACCTTATAGTCCTCGGCCTACCCTGGAAGACAGCTGAGGACTCCGTGCGCGAGTACTTTTCCACGTTCGGCGAATTGCTAATGGTCCAGGTGAAGCGCGACGCCAAGACCGGATTGTCCAAAGGGTTCGGATTCATCAAGTTCGCGGATTATGAAGCTCAAACGCGCGCCCTCGGTCGTCGGCACATGATCGATGGGCGCTGGTGTGACGTACGTATACCCAATGGCAAGGACGGCGGTGCGACAGCACATCGCAAAGTATTCGTTGGCCGCTGCACCGAGAGCCTCACAGCAGACGACCTGCGCGAATACTTTGGGGCATTTGGGCAGGTGACAGATGTATTTGTGCCACGGCCATTTCGGGCATTCAGCTTCGTGACGTTCCTGGACGCAGAGGTGGCTCAATCACTGTGTGGGCAGGACCACATCATCAAGGGTGTGTCGGTGAACATATCGACGGCGTCTCCCAAGCGTGAGCGTGGCGCGCGCGGTTCATTGCTGGGCTGGGGTCTTGTGGAAGGCGGCGGCCGCGTGCTGTGGCCACCCGCCGACTGGCCGCCGCCTGCACAGCAGCCACCGCTCGACACCAAGCTCTACCTCAAGTACGAGTGA
- the LOC128673238 gene encoding serine/threonine-protein kinase ICK-like: MNRYVVLQQLGDGTYGSVVLAQRRDTGEKVAIKRMKRKYYSWDEAMNLREVKSLKKLNHANIVKLREVIRENDTLYFVFEYMRGNLYQLIRDAERPFPEPVLRNILYQVLQGLTHMHRHGFFHRDLKPENLLCAGPELVKIADLGLAREVRSRPPYTDYVSTRWYRAPEVLLHDTRYGAPIDLWALGCIAAELYTCRPLFPGNSEIDQLHKVCAVLGTPDRDEWPEGYALAEALRFRFPVTAGVPLARVVPSASPPALALLAALLRYPPRDRPTAPQALRFPYFAVGAALVLPPPASRARRSGRDREESDNAPLVAPVSSFVTPLPAAPAAPPAIVAQPLHDRFADILGGEVTHELGVRTEPLRQVTAAGGGRSVLAALQAGGGGRAGTRVAGAPPPAAAAYLGAARYVAGARIDTSLFHPLPLRAHHEATTVGSGASRVDWAAKYLR, from the exons ATGAACCGCTATGTCGTGCTGCAGCAGCTGGGAGACGGCACTTACGGTTCCGTGGTACTGGCGCAGCGACGAGACACTGGCGAGAAGGTCGCTATCAAGCGCATGAAGCGTAAATACTACTCATGGGACGAGGCCATGAACTTACGGGAAGTgaaatctttgaaaaaattgAATCATGCTAATATAGTTAAGCTCCGTGAGGTGATTCGTGAAAACGACACCTTATACTTTGTATTCGAGTACATGCGAGGTAATTTGTATCAACTGATACGAGACGCAGAACGGCCGTTTCCTGAACCTGTGTTGCGTAATATCTTATATCAGGTGCTTCAAGGTTTGACTCATATGCACCGTCATGGATTCTTCCATCGCGATCTAAAACCAGAAAATTTACTCTGTGCTGGACCGGAATTGGTGAAGATTGCGGATTTAGGTCTCGCACGAGAGGTGCGCTCGCGGCCCCCCTACACGGACTACGTATCGACGCGCTGGTATCGTGCTCCAGAAGTGCTCTTGCATGACACACGCTATGGTGCACCCATCGATCTGTGGGCATTGGGCTGTATAGCCGCCGAGCTGTATACATGCAGACCCCTGTTCCCGGGGAATTCAGAGATCGATCAACTGCATAAGGTGTGTGCAGTGCTGGGCACGCCTGACCGCGACGAGTGGCCCGAGGGCTACGCATTGGCTGAAGCGCTACGTTTCCGTTTCCCGGTGACGGCAGGCGTACCTCTGGCTCGCGTAGTACCAAGTGCCTCGCCACCAGCACTCGCGCTATTAGCGGCACTCCTGAGATACCCTCCAAGAGATCGACCAACAGCACCGCAAGCACTAAG gtttcCATATTTTGCTGTGGGAGCTGCTCTCGTCTTACCACCACCTGCGTCACGAGCTAGAAG AAGCGGTCGCGACCGAGAAGAGTCAGATAATGCTCCTCTGGTTGCTCCTGTGTCATCGTTCGTCACGCCGCTCCCCGCTGCCCCTGCTGCACCTCCTGCAATTGTCGCGCAACCACTTCACGATCGCTTTGCAGATATTTTGGG AGGAGAGGTTACGCACGAATTGGGCGTGCGCACTGAACCACTACGGCAGGTAACAGCGGCAGGCGGCGGTCGCAGCGTTTTAGCTGCGCTGCAGGCGGGCGGTGGCGGCCGCGCTGGGACGCGGGTTGCTGGCGCGCCGCCACCCGCAGCAGCCGCCTACCTCGGCGCAGCACGCTATGTAGCGGGCGCCCGTATCGACACTTCACTATTTCATCCGCTCCCACTGCGAGCACACCACG AAGCGACCACAGTTGGAAGCGGAGCATCACGAGTGGACTGGGCAGCAAAGTATCTTCGATGA
- the LOC128673245 gene encoding uncharacterized protein LOC128673245 isoform X1 yields MSGVLNRCRVSSEQLDLLLSFMEEHPEFAAGKQSIYSRFSSSKLWRLLAERLNAAAPESGGARKSPDKWCRYWADIKYKARKKSAAGGALGDLSSAEERLRNILSSGGRETGAGAGRGSQSDEERKPLEEELESETSGAGSALGGAELLAEAAMRQALAAEKQAEAVTQVAHSSHRSLSYTCLLSRSYSSNVMCSQAVELLRELVSVVKERVLPPPPPPAPDHLAMHHHHRL; encoded by the exons ATGAGCGGCGTGTTGAACCGCTGTAGAGTGAGCTCCGAACAGCTAGACTTGCTGCTGTCGTTTATGGAAGAGCACCCTGAGTTCGCAGCGGGCAAACAGTCGATCTACTCTCGGTTCAGCTCGTCCAAGCTTTGGCGCCTGCTCGCCGAGCGACTGAACGCGGCCGCGCCAGAGTCAGGCGGCGCTCGCAAGAGTCCTGACAAGTGGTGCCGG TATTGGGCAGACATAAAGTACAAAGCGAGAAAGAAGTCTGCGGCAGGCGGGGCCCTGGGAGACCTCTCATCTGCCGAGGAACGTTTGCGAAACATATTGAGCAGCGGTGGACGAGAAA cgggcgcgggcgcgggccgCGGCAGCCAGTCGGACGAGGAGCGCAAGCCGCTGGAGGAGGAGCTGGAGTCGGAGACGTCGGGCGCGGGCTCGGCGCTGGGCGGCGCGGAGCTGCTGGCCGAGGCCGCCATGCGCCAGGCGCTGGCCGCCGAGAAGCAGGCCGAGGCCGTCACGCAGGTCGCGCATTCGTCACACCGCTCTTTATCATATACATGTCTATTGAGCAGATCGTATTCATCCAATGTCATGTGTTCGCAGGCGGTGGAGCTGCTTCGGGAACTAGTGTCGGTGGTGAAGGAGCGCGTGCTGCCGCCCCCTCCGCCGCCGGCCCCCGACCACCTCGCCATGCACCACCACCATCGGCTCTGA
- the LOC128673245 gene encoding uncharacterized protein LOC128673245 isoform X2 → MSGVLNRCRVSSEQLDLLLSFMEEHPEFAAGKQSIYSRFSSSKLWRLLAERLNAAAPESGGARKSPDKWCRYWADIKYKARKKSAAGGALGDLSSAEERLRNILSSGGRETGAGAGRGSQSDEERKPLEEELESETSGAGSALGGAELLAEAAMRQALAAEKQAEAVTQAVELLRELVSVVKERVLPPPPPPAPDHLAMHHHHRL, encoded by the exons ATGAGCGGCGTGTTGAACCGCTGTAGAGTGAGCTCCGAACAGCTAGACTTGCTGCTGTCGTTTATGGAAGAGCACCCTGAGTTCGCAGCGGGCAAACAGTCGATCTACTCTCGGTTCAGCTCGTCCAAGCTTTGGCGCCTGCTCGCCGAGCGACTGAACGCGGCCGCGCCAGAGTCAGGCGGCGCTCGCAAGAGTCCTGACAAGTGGTGCCGG TATTGGGCAGACATAAAGTACAAAGCGAGAAAGAAGTCTGCGGCAGGCGGGGCCCTGGGAGACCTCTCATCTGCCGAGGAACGTTTGCGAAACATATTGAGCAGCGGTGGACGAGAAA cgggcgcgggcgcgggccgCGGCAGCCAGTCGGACGAGGAGCGCAAGCCGCTGGAGGAGGAGCTGGAGTCGGAGACGTCGGGCGCGGGCTCGGCGCTGGGCGGCGCGGAGCTGCTGGCCGAGGCCGCCATGCGCCAGGCGCTGGCCGCCGAGAAGCAGGCCGAGGCCGTCACGCAG GCGGTGGAGCTGCTTCGGGAACTAGTGTCGGTGGTGAAGGAGCGCGTGCTGCCGCCCCCTCCGCCGCCGGCCCCCGACCACCTCGCCATGCACCACCACCATCGGCTCTGA
- the TrpRS-m gene encoding tryptophan--tRNA ligase, mitochondrial translates to MEFIRRSLIHCKRRTHSIGTNSWRCNYSVKKEKVPLAEGPFPRRVVTGLQPTGALHIGNYFGVLRRCVQLQDQGDDLMLFIADLHALTTYQDPSALQDNILDVAASALAAGVDPARSVLFVQSAVPRHAELCWLLACLASHARLAHLPQYKERAQNNKEVGVGLLLYPVLQAADVLLYRAARVPVGADQLQHLQLCAQLVKTFHHRYGRLFPVPQPLLPEDGCDRLRSLRDPSKKMSKSDPDPKSRILLTDSDEVITLKVRKAVTDCNPKVTFEPESRPGVANLVLLHCLACDLLPEEAVEEADGLTTAQYKAVVARALCARLGPMRARALELRAQPRLLRDVLRAGATRARARADVTLHDVHAALGLAPGSADRTLRAANE, encoded by the exons ATGGAGTTTATCAGGCGTAGTTTAATTCACTGTAAACGGCGTACTCACAGTATTGGTACCAATAGTTGGAGGTGTAACTACAGTgtaaaa AAAGAAAAAGTACCGTTAGCAGAAGGGCCATTTCCTCGTCGCGTGGTAACGGGTCTGCAGCCGACGGGCGCGCTTCACATCGGGAACTACTTCGGGGTGTTGCGGCGCTGTGTGCAGCTTCAGGATCAGGGGGACGACCTCATGCTCTTCATCGCAGACTTGCACGCGCTCACCACCTATCAG GATCCGTCGGCGCTGCAGGACAACATCCTGGACGTGGCGGCGAGCGCGCTGGCGGCGGGCGTGGACCCGGCGCGCAGCGTGCTGTTCGTGCAGTCGGCTGTGCCGCGTCACGCCGAGCTGTGCTGGCTGCTGGCCTGTCTGGCCTCGCACGCCCGCCTCGCGCATCTGCCCCAGTACAAGGAGCGCGCTCAGAACAATAAAGAG GTGGGCGTGGGGCTGCTGCTGTACCCGGTGCTGCAAGCGGCCGACGTGCTGCTGTACCGCGCGGCGCGCGTGCCGGTGGGCGCCGACCAGCTGCAGCATCTGCAGCTGTGCGCGCAGCTCGTCAAGACCTTCCACCACCGCTACGGCCGGCTATTCCCGGTGCCGCAACCGCTGTTGCCCG AGGATGGTTGTGATCGGTTAAGAAGCTTGAGAGATCCATCGAAGAAAATGTCCAAATCCGACCCGGACCCGAAGTCGCGGATACTGCTGACGGACTCTGATGAAGTCATCACTCTCAAAGTCAGAAAAGCTGTCACAGATTGCAATCCGAAG GTGACGTTCGAGCCGGAGTCGCGGCCGGGCGTGGCCAACCTCGTGCTGCTGCACTGTCTGGCCTGCGACCTGCTGCCCGAGGAGGCTGTGGAGGAGGCCGACGGGCTCACCACCGCGCAGTACAAG GCGGTGGTGGCGCGCGCGCTATGCGCGCGGTTGGGCCCAATGCGTGCGCGCGCGCTGGAGCTGCGCGCGCAGCCGCGGCTGCTGCGCGACGTGCTGCGCGCGGGCGCgacgcgcgcgcgcgcccgcgcTGACGTCACACTGCACGACGTGCACGCGGCGCTGGGGCTCGCGCCCGGCTCCGCCGACCGCACGCTGCGAGCCGCTAATGAATAG